From the Bacteroidia bacterium genome, one window contains:
- a CDS encoding tartrate-resistant acid phosphatase type 5 family protein, which yields MKSSFLPRRIVLAVLLAFVSLPVLLIAQQGTPVSNQTVDFLVVGDWGTGGVGAKRVAKAMTSVYRQHGATAVLSTGDNFYPSGVSDVNDPQWQRTFEKVFTASDLPVPFWAVLGNHDYRKNPDAQVAYSGRTLTDGSVTRWRMPGRSWSTAFASADGHVRVRVIGIDTQQLIAGAEKRKAHLAWIDSALAASDEEWKLLVGHHPVYSHGHYKDNATMKRHLSPLMERHGVHAYVNGHDHDLQVIKQVHGIRYLISGGGASNRKTAPGERTEFCAASMGFMRIACSKESMLIEVYDANAKLLYSTVDPRERNRR from the coding sequence ATGAAAAGTTCCTTCCTCCCTCGCCGGATCGTGCTCGCAGTCCTTCTCGCGTTCGTGAGTCTCCCTGTTCTCCTCATCGCGCAGCAGGGGACGCCGGTTTCGAATCAGACAGTCGACTTCCTTGTCGTCGGAGACTGGGGAACGGGCGGCGTCGGCGCGAAGCGTGTCGCGAAGGCCATGACCTCGGTGTACCGACAGCACGGCGCGACCGCGGTGTTGAGCACCGGAGACAATTTCTATCCTTCCGGTGTCAGTGATGTGAACGATCCGCAATGGCAACGCACGTTCGAGAAAGTCTTTACCGCTTCGGACCTTCCCGTGCCGTTCTGGGCGGTGCTGGGCAATCATGACTATCGCAAAAATCCGGATGCGCAGGTCGCCTACTCCGGCCGCACGCTCACAGACGGTTCCGTCACCCGCTGGCGCATGCCGGGGCGCTCGTGGAGCACAGCCTTCGCCTCCGCGGACGGGCATGTGCGCGTCCGTGTGATCGGTATAGACACGCAGCAACTCATCGCCGGAGCGGAAAAGCGCAAGGCGCATCTGGCCTGGATAGACTCGGCTCTCGCGGCTTCGGACGAGGAGTGGAAGCTGCTCGTGGGCCATCATCCGGTGTATTCGCACGGGCATTACAAGGACAATGCAACCATGAAGCGCCATTTATCCCCGCTGATGGAGCGTCACGGTGTCCACGCGTATGTGAACGGACACGACCACGACTTGCAGGTCATCAAGCAAGTACACGGTATACGCTATCTGATCAGCGGCGGGGGAGCAAGCAATCGGAAGACGGCGCCGGGTGAGCGCACCGAATTCTGCGCCGCCTCCATGGGTTTCATGCGTATCGCCTGCTCGAAGGAATCGATGCTGATCGAGG
- a CDS encoding phytoene desaturase — MSRIAVIGSGFGGMAAALRLRAQGHEVTILEKLDKPGGRAYVFEQDGYKFDAGPTVITAPWLIHELFELFGKNSRDYVEIVPVHPFYRIYFHDGSFFEYNNEPGFIEENIRKFNPSDVDGYRAFMKSTKPIFEKGFVELADKPFLTIGSMLKVLPDLVKLGSHRSVYSYVSKFISDPRLRMVFTFHPLLVGGNPFHTTSIYAMIHYLEKEWGVHYAMGGTGQVIQAFAKLFAEQGGTLRLNTEVDRIEVANRRATGVHLKNGEFVEADAVVSNADVAYTYLRMIDGAQRKKYTDKKIAGMRYSMSLFVIYFGTTRQYPDIAHHDIILSHRYKELLEDIFTNKILADDFSLYLHRPTATDSSMAPEGCDAFYVLAPVPHNASGIDWTVEGPRFRDRIMRFLEERFLPDLSKHLATIRIFTPDDFQHRLNSYLGSAFSVEPILTQSAWFRPHNVSEDVDNLYFTGAGTHPGAGLPGVLSSAKIVERLVAEAHGS, encoded by the coding sequence ATGAGCCGCATCGCAGTGATCGGTTCCGGATTCGGAGGCATGGCCGCGGCCCTGCGGCTCCGCGCCCAGGGGCATGAAGTAACCATTCTTGAAAAGCTCGACAAGCCCGGCGGCAGAGCGTACGTTTTCGAGCAGGACGGGTACAAATTCGACGCCGGCCCCACTGTGATTACCGCACCGTGGCTGATTCACGAACTGTTCGAGTTGTTCGGAAAAAACAGTCGCGACTACGTGGAAATCGTCCCGGTGCATCCTTTCTACCGCATCTATTTCCACGACGGCAGTTTTTTCGAGTACAACAACGAACCCGGCTTCATAGAGGAGAACATACGGAAATTCAATCCTTCCGATGTGGACGGCTATCGTGCGTTCATGAAAAGTACGAAACCCATATTCGAGAAGGGCTTCGTGGAGCTGGCGGACAAGCCGTTTCTCACTATCGGCAGTATGCTCAAGGTGCTGCCCGACCTGGTCAAGCTCGGCTCGCATCGGAGTGTGTATTCGTATGTGTCGAAGTTCATCAGCGATCCGCGTCTTCGCATGGTCTTCACGTTTCATCCCCTGCTGGTCGGCGGTAATCCGTTCCACACCACGTCGATCTATGCCATGATCCACTATCTCGAAAAGGAGTGGGGCGTGCACTATGCCATGGGTGGTACCGGACAGGTGATTCAGGCCTTTGCGAAGCTCTTCGCGGAACAGGGCGGGACGCTCCGTCTGAACACGGAAGTTGATCGCATCGAAGTGGCGAACAGACGGGCAACAGGAGTGCATCTCAAGAACGGCGAATTCGTCGAAGCCGACGCCGTGGTGTCGAATGCCGATGTGGCATACACCTATCTGCGTATGATAGACGGTGCACAGCGGAAAAAATACACCGACAAGAAAATCGCCGGCATGCGCTACTCCATGTCCTTGTTCGTGATCTATTTCGGAACGACCCGCCAGTATCCGGATATCGCGCATCACGACATCATCCTCAGTCATCGGTACAAGGAGCTGCTGGAGGATATTTTCACCAACAAAATTCTGGCGGACGATTTCTCCCTGTATCTCCACCGCCCCACCGCCACGGATTCCTCCATGGCGCCGGAGGGTTGTGACGCGTTCTATGTGCTCGCGCCCGTGCCGCACAACGCATCCGGCATAGACTGGACCGTGGAGGGACCCCGTTTCCGCGACCGCATCATGCGCTTCCTGGAGGAGCGTTTCCTGCCCGATCTCTCGAAGCATCTTGCGACAATACGCATCTTCACACCGGATGACTTTCAGCACCGGCTGAACAGCTATCTCGGTTCTGCATTCTCGGTGGAGCCCATACTGACACAGAGCGCCTGGTTCAGGCCGCACAACGTCAGCGAAGACGTGGACAATTTGTACTTCACCGGCGCGGGCACCCATCCGGGTGCGGGATTGCCGGGCGTGCTGTCGTCGGCCAAAATCGTGGAGCGTCTGGTTGCGGAGGCGCACGGCAGCTGA
- a CDS encoding saccharopine dehydrogenase NADP-binding domain-containing protein: MNEATDTNGDHRWMLYGANGYTGTLIAEEAVRRGERPVLAGRNAKALEDLGARLGCEIRVCGLGDAAQLGDALSDISLVLHCAGPFTRTWEAMVHACLSTGTHYMDINGEIPVLEAQYPLHEQACARGITVLPGSGFDVVPTDCLAASLHKDMPDATHLRLAFAGKIHQSPGTWKATLEAIPRGGMIRRDGELLHIPHADRIELLQFDHGSEWCMSIPWGDIASAYRSTGIPNIEVFGGTGRGAAYVMRAMRGVTHVMRGAMLRASEAVIHSLVRGPSLRQRRNGRYHILGEVRNEAGNRIRKWMITPEGYTTTVLTALALTERILSGQVPHGVLTPSQAAGCGLLREIEGFRLIDPPMRENG, encoded by the coding sequence ATGAACGAAGCAACGGATACGAACGGTGACCATCGCTGGATGCTGTATGGCGCAAACGGATACACGGGGACGTTAATCGCGGAAGAAGCTGTCCGTCGCGGCGAGCGGCCTGTCCTGGCGGGCCGTAACGCAAAGGCGTTGGAAGACCTTGGCGCCCGCCTGGGTTGCGAAATCCGGGTATGCGGCCTCGGGGATGCAGCGCAGCTCGGAGATGCGCTGTCGGATATATCGCTGGTGTTGCATTGCGCGGGGCCGTTTACGCGAACGTGGGAGGCCATGGTGCATGCCTGTCTGAGCACCGGGACGCATTACATGGACATCAACGGCGAAATCCCGGTACTCGAAGCGCAGTACCCTTTACACGAGCAGGCGTGTGCGCGAGGCATCACCGTATTGCCCGGATCGGGCTTCGATGTGGTGCCCACGGACTGTCTCGCCGCTTCACTGCACAAGGACATGCCCGATGCGACACATTTGCGTCTTGCCTTCGCGGGAAAAATTCATCAAAGCCCCGGCACCTGGAAAGCCACGCTCGAGGCGATTCCCCGCGGCGGGATGATACGGAGGGACGGTGAGCTGCTGCACATTCCGCATGCGGACCGCATCGAACTCCTGCAATTCGATCATGGCAGTGAATGGTGCATGAGCATTCCCTGGGGCGACATCGCTTCGGCGTACAGAAGCACAGGCATACCCAACATCGAGGTATTCGGGGGCACGGGACGCGGCGCCGCGTATGTCATGCGTGCGATGCGTGGCGTGACCCACGTCATGCGGGGTGCGATGTTACGGGCGAGTGAAGCGGTGATTCACTCACTGGTGCGAGGGCCGAGCCTGCGGCAACGTCGCAACGGACGGTATCACATACTCGGGGAAGTTCGCAACGAGGCCGGTAATCGCATCAGAAAATGGATGATCACTCCCGAGGGGTACACGACCACTGTTCTTACCGCGCTGGCGCTGACCGAACGCATTCTCTCGGGCCAGGTTCCGCATGGGGTGCTTACACCATCGCAAGCGGCCGGGTGCGGGCTCTTGCGGGAGATCGAGGGATTTCGGCTCATCGACCCTCCCATGCGCGAGAACGGATAG
- a CDS encoding MarC family protein, with amino-acid sequence MLESFAKSFIPLFVAMDTVGLVPLFLGLTQGMADKELRKLIYSAALTALIISVVFLFTGTALFEFMGITAHDFRIGGGVLLLILSIQDLATSQSQEDRRKPKATVGVVPIGIPLMMGPAALTTILILVDTQGIPMTLGALLANLLIVLLVLLNSKFIIRIMGEAGSQAFAKVASLFMAGIAVMMIRSGVEGALGIG; translated from the coding sequence ATGCTCGAATCATTCGCAAAGTCGTTCATCCCGCTGTTCGTCGCCATGGACACGGTGGGTCTCGTTCCGCTCTTCCTCGGCCTCACGCAAGGGATGGCAGACAAGGAACTCCGCAAACTCATTTACAGCGCCGCACTCACGGCACTGATCATCTCCGTGGTTTTTCTGTTCACGGGCACCGCGCTCTTCGAATTCATGGGCATCACCGCACACGATTTCCGCATCGGTGGCGGTGTACTGCTGCTTATCCTCTCCATACAGGATCTGGCGACATCGCAGAGTCAGGAGGATCGGCGCAAACCCAAAGCAACGGTCGGCGTGGTCCCCATCGGTATACCGCTGATGATGGGACCCGCAGCGCTCACCACCATCCTGATTCTCGTGGACACGCAGGGCATCCCCATGACTCTCGGAGCGCTGCTCGCAAATCTGCTGATCGTCCTCCTTGTGCTGCTCAATTCCAAATTCATCATCCGTATCATGGGTGAGGCGGGATCGCAGGCGTTCGCGAAGGTTGCGTCTCTGTTCATGGCCGGTATCGCGGTGATGATGATTCGCTCCGGTGTGGAAGGCGCACTGGGTATCGGCTGA
- the yihA gene encoding ribosome biogenesis GTP-binding protein YihA/YsxC — translation MHAVFEISAVSPSQFPAPDRKEFAFVGRSNVGKSSLLNLLTGLKGLAKVSATPGKTRQINFFRIGDTLRFVDLPGYGYAKASHTSRAEWGKLITNYFGEQRPLGLVLQLIDSRLPLQASDASVLGLFIERVLPVQIVLTKVDKLNQSERSKQTRLLLNAMREIGYTGDLLLVSSLKGLGKKELLQRIFDSAGNVD, via the coding sequence ATGCACGCAGTTTTCGAAATCAGCGCCGTCTCGCCGTCGCAATTCCCCGCACCGGATCGCAAGGAATTCGCGTTCGTCGGCAGGTCCAATGTCGGGAAATCCTCGCTGTTGAACCTGCTGACCGGTCTGAAGGGACTCGCGAAAGTGAGTGCCACGCCCGGCAAAACGCGGCAGATCAATTTTTTCCGCATCGGTGATACCCTCCGCTTCGTGGATCTGCCGGGCTATGGGTATGCAAAGGCGTCCCATACCAGCAGAGCCGAGTGGGGAAAGTTGATTACCAACTATTTCGGGGAACAGCGGCCTCTCGGTCTGGTCCTGCAACTCATCGATTCACGTTTGCCGCTGCAGGCGTCCGACGCGAGTGTGCTCGGCTTGTTCATCGAACGGGTGCTTCCCGTACAAATTGTATTGACCAAGGTGGACAAGCTGAACCAATCCGAGCGCTCGAAACAGACACGGCTGCTCCTGAACGCCATGCGCGAGATCGGGTACACGGGAGATCTCCTTCTCGTGTCAAGTCTGAAGGGACTGGGGAAAAAGGAGCTCTTGCAGCGTATTTTCGATTCCGCGGGGAATGTGGACTAG
- the rplQ gene encoding 50S ribosomal protein L17, translated as MRHAKVGRKLSRSASHRKALLSALSVALIKHKRIQTTAAKAKETRRIVEPLITRARDAYMREKSGEPVDIHSRRIIAKFIRDKEALNLLFSEIAEKVGKRQGGYTRVLKLGNRLGDGAEMAVIELVDYNEAQDTKQRKDRVARSKAALQRRKAAEDRKEKAAAAPVAAAQEEVEAPVAEVEDAAAVAQTDDLANAETPETETPAAEASEEEPKA; from the coding sequence ATGAGACACGCAAAAGTTGGACGGAAACTTTCAAGGTCGGCGAGTCATCGCAAGGCTCTCCTCTCGGCGCTCTCCGTTGCGCTGATCAAACACAAACGCATTCAGACGACGGCAGCGAAAGCGAAGGAAACCCGCCGCATCGTTGAACCGCTCATCACGCGTGCCCGTGACGCCTATATGCGCGAAAAAAGCGGCGAACCCGTGGATATCCATTCACGCCGCATCATCGCGAAATTCATTCGCGACAAGGAAGCGCTCAACCTGCTCTTTTCCGAAATCGCGGAAAAAGTCGGCAAACGTCAGGGCGGATATACCCGTGTGCTGAAACTCGGCAATCGCCTCGGCGACGGCGCGGAAATGGCGGTGATCGAACTCGTGGATTACAACGAGGCGCAGGACACCAAACAGCGCAAAGATCGCGTCGCCCGCTCCAAGGCCGCACTGCAGCGTCGCAAAGCCGCTGAGGATCGCAAGGAAAAAGCTGCAGCCGCTCCTGTCGCTGCCGCGCAAGAAGAGGTGGAAGCACCCGTCGCAGAGGTGGAAGACGCCGCCGCTGTCGCGCAAACCGACGACCTCGCAAACGCGGAAACTCCGGAAACAGAGACCCCCGCAGCCGAAGCCTCCGAAGAGGAGCCCAAGGCCTGA
- a CDS encoding DNA-directed RNA polymerase subunit alpha — translation MNTTMIQMPEGIVLDEATYSATYGKFVVQPLDKGYGITIGNSFRRVLLSSLSGIAITAIKIDGVMHEFSTIHGVVEDVSEMVLNLKEIRFKAVNPKASSIMISLKGPHTFTGADIQAASPEFQVLNPEQYICTLGPEAAFDIELRIGRGRGYVPADENKLADQPLGTITIDSIFTPIKNVKVLVENTRVGGSTDYDKLTLEVTTDGSITPENALSQAAKILLDHIEMFISFDIGKKEDIELSMEDGEVMRIRKILTTSVDDLELSVRSHNCLKAANIRNIADLVRRDEAEMLKFRNFGRKSLAELGAIVDEFGLYFGMDVDKYLNAGEIQEEE, via the coding sequence ATGAATACGACTATGATTCAAATGCCTGAGGGCATCGTCCTTGACGAGGCGACCTATTCCGCAACCTACGGAAAGTTCGTTGTTCAGCCGCTTGATAAGGGGTACGGCATCACGATCGGTAACTCCTTTCGCCGCGTTCTGCTCTCCTCGCTCAGCGGCATTGCCATCACCGCGATCAAGATCGACGGCGTGATGCATGAGTTCTCCACCATTCACGGGGTTGTCGAGGATGTGTCGGAGATGGTGCTTAACCTGAAGGAAATTCGCTTCAAGGCGGTGAATCCCAAGGCCTCCAGCATCATGATTTCGCTCAAGGGGCCGCATACGTTTACCGGTGCCGACATCCAGGCCGCCTCGCCCGAATTCCAGGTGTTGAACCCCGAGCAGTATATCTGCACGCTCGGGCCGGAAGCTGCGTTCGATATCGAACTGCGCATCGGCCGCGGCAGAGGGTACGTGCCCGCCGATGAAAATAAACTGGCGGATCAACCCCTCGGAACGATCACTATCGATTCGATCTTCACGCCGATCAAGAACGTAAAAGTCCTCGTCGAAAATACGCGTGTGGGCGGAAGCACGGACTACGACAAACTGACGCTCGAAGTGACAACCGACGGCTCCATCACTCCCGAAAACGCGCTGTCGCAAGCCGCGAAAATTCTTCTTGACCATATCGAAATGTTCATCAGCTTCGATATCGGCAAGAAAGAGGACATTGAGCTCTCCATGGAAGATGGCGAGGTGATGCGCATTCGCAAGATTCTCACCACGTCCGTCGATGACCTCGAACTGTCCGTCCGCTCGCACAATTGCCTGAAGGCCGCGAACATTCGCAACATCGCCGATCTCGTCCGTCGCGACGAAGCGGAGATGCTCAAGTTCCGCAATTTCGGACGTAAATCGCTCGCCGAACTCGGCGCGATTGTGGATGAGTTCGGATTGTATTTCGGTATGGACGTCGACAAATATCTGAACGCTGGCGAGATCCAGGAAGAAGAGTAA
- the rpsK gene encoding 30S ribosomal protein S11: MAKAVKKTKKKIQVDTTGRAYIKATFNNVLVTLTDVYGNTISWSSAGKNGFKGSRKNTPFAAQVSAEGAAKEAYDLGLRKVEVFVKGPGSGREAAIRSLQTAGLEIMAIRDVTPIPHNGCRPPKRRRV, encoded by the coding sequence GTGGCAAAAGCCGTAAAGAAGACGAAGAAGAAGATCCAGGTCGACACCACGGGCCGTGCCTATATCAAGGCCACGTTCAATAACGTTCTCGTGACGCTGACGGACGTGTACGGAAATACCATCTCATGGTCCTCCGCCGGCAAGAACGGATTCAAGGGTTCCCGCAAGAACACTCCGTTCGCCGCACAGGTCTCGGCGGAAGGCGCCGCCAAGGAAGCATATGATCTCGGTCTTCGCAAAGTTGAAGTGTTTGTGAAGGGGCCCGGCTCAGGTCGGGAAGCCGCTATCAGGTCGCTGCAGACCGCCGGTCTGGAAATTATGGCGATCCGTGACGTCACACCGATCCCGCACAACGGGTGTCGGCCGCCGAAGCGCAGAAGAGTCTGA
- the rpsM gene encoding 30S ribosomal protein S13: MARIAGVDLPRAKHAVIALTYIYGIGRSTAKSILDETGIPHDKKIEDLTEDEINAIRNIISGMKVEGAVRSEMQMNIKRLMDIGCYRGLRHRKGLPARGQRTKTNARTRKGRRRTVAGKKKAPSKK; encoded by the coding sequence TTGGCACGCATAGCTGGAGTCGATTTACCAAGAGCGAAACATGCCGTCATCGCCTTGACCTACATCTACGGCATCGGGCGTTCGACCGCGAAAAGTATTCTCGATGAAACGGGAATACCGCACGACAAGAAGATCGAGGATCTGACTGAAGACGAAATCAACGCGATCCGCAACATCATCAGCGGTATGAAGGTCGAAGGTGCGGTGCGCAGCGAAATGCAGATGAACATCAAGCGTCTGATGGACATCGGCTGCTACCGTGGTCTTCGCCACAGAAAAGGTCTGCCGGCACGCGGCCAGCGGACGAAAACCAACGCGCGCACCCGTAAGGGCCGCAGAAGAACGGTCGCCGGCAAGAAAAAGGCGCCTTCGAAGAAGTAA
- the rpmJ gene encoding 50S ribosomal protein L36, with translation MKVRASVKKMCDKCKVIRRKGVVRVICTNPKHKQRQG, from the coding sequence ATGAAAGTCCGTGCGTCTGTGAAGAAAATGTGTGACAAGTGCAAAGTGATCCGCCGCAAAGGCGTGGTACGGGTCATTTGTACGAATCCCAAGCACAAGCAACGCCAGGGTTAA
- the infA gene encoding translation initiation factor IF-1: MAKQGSITVDGVITETLPNAMFRVRLENGHEVLAHVSGKMRMHFIRILQGDKVTVELSPYDLTKGRITYRYK, translated from the coding sequence ATGGCTAAACAGGGCTCCATTACAGTAGACGGCGTGATAACGGAAACCCTTCCGAACGCGATGTTCAGAGTACGCCTCGAAAACGGGCACGAAGTGCTGGCCCACGTATCCGGAAAAATGCGCATGCATTTTATCCGCATCCTGCAGGGCGACAAAGTGACGGTGGAACTCTCGCCGTACGACCTGACCAAAGGCAGAATTACGTATAGATACAAATAG
- the map gene encoding type I methionyl aminopeptidase encodes MIERKTEADIELMRESNAIVSDVHRLLMPLVKEGTLVSELDTMAEDFIRSCNARPAFKGYSSGSKTIPPFPATLCVSIDDEVVHGIPGPQALKNGQIISIDVGAEKNGFFGDGAITLPVGTVDPERQRLMDVTREALFLGIDKAVPGNHLYDISAAIQEHVETNGFSVVRDLVGHGIGRRLHEEPAVPNFGKAGTGPRLEAGMTLAIEPMVNYGSFKVRIAKNGWTVLTKDGSASAHFEHTVYISKEGPVLLTNHFERRDG; translated from the coding sequence ATGATCGAAAGGAAAACCGAGGCAGATATCGAGCTGATGCGTGAAAGCAACGCAATCGTGTCCGATGTTCATCGCCTGCTCATGCCCCTCGTCAAGGAAGGTACTCTGGTATCCGAGCTTGACACCATGGCGGAAGACTTCATTCGCTCCTGCAACGCCCGCCCTGCATTCAAGGGCTACAGTTCCGGCAGCAAAACCATTCCGCCATTTCCCGCGACGCTCTGCGTCTCTATCGACGACGAAGTGGTGCACGGTATCCCCGGACCTCAGGCCCTGAAAAATGGACAGATCATCTCGATAGATGTCGGAGCGGAGAAAAACGGATTTTTCGGCGACGGAGCGATCACGCTTCCCGTCGGAACCGTGGATCCTGAACGGCAGCGACTGATGGACGTCACCCGCGAAGCGCTGTTCCTCGGAATAGACAAGGCGGTGCCCGGCAACCACCTGTACGATATTTCCGCAGCGATTCAGGAGCATGTCGAAACCAACGGCTTTTCCGTCGTACGAGACCTCGTCGGGCATGGAATCGGGCGGCGGCTGCACGAAGAACCGGCTGTACCGAATTTCGGAAAGGCCGGCACCGGCCCCAGGCTGGAAGCTGGAATGACGCTCGCGATCGAACCGATGGTCAACTACGGAAGCTTCAAGGTACGCATCGCAAAAAATGGATGGACGGTACTGACAAAGGACGGCTCCGCATCCGCGCACTTCGAACATACAGTGTACATTTCTAAGGAAGGACCGGTTTTGCTCACCAATCACTTTGAACGACGCGATGGCTAA
- the secY gene encoding preprotein translocase subunit SecY: MAGFGESIRNMFKIQELRERILFTLVMLVIVRFGSHVTLPGVNASLLADYLSSQTGSGGLFGLFDLFVGGAFSNAAIFSLGIMPYITASIILQLLGAVVPYFQKLQKEGGEEGRKKINQYTRYGTIFIAALQGWGVSVRLQNLTTPGGAPVVPPEVQGLFFALTTMLIIAAATMLMMWIGEQITERGIGNGISLIIFVGIVARLPQSLLSEFTGGTNIIITIIIIGLMVVITGAVVMVTQGTRRIPVQYAKRVVGRKVYGGVTQYIPLRVNTAGVMPIIFAQSIMFVPETITMFFPENEFMQTLAVWFRFDSFFYATIYGIMIIFFTYFYTAISFNPQDVADNMKRQGGFIPGIRPGTHTRDYIENILTKITLPGSIFLAIIAVLPTFMMKLNVTPEFAQFFGGTSLLIIVGVALDTLQQIESHLLMRHYDGFMKSGKIRGRIGRG; the protein is encoded by the coding sequence ATGGCTGGGTTCGGCGAAAGTATTCGCAATATGTTCAAGATCCAGGAGCTGCGGGAGCGGATCCTGTTCACCCTTGTCATGCTCGTGATTGTGCGCTTCGGCTCACACGTCACGCTACCGGGCGTCAATGCGTCCCTGCTGGCGGATTATCTCAGTTCACAGACGGGCTCCGGCGGTCTGTTTGGACTGTTTGACCTTTTCGTCGGCGGTGCCTTCAGTAACGCCGCGATCTTCTCGCTCGGCATCATGCCGTACATCACAGCTTCGATTATTCTTCAGCTGCTCGGAGCGGTAGTGCCGTACTTCCAGAAGCTGCAGAAGGAAGGCGGCGAAGAAGGACGGAAGAAAATCAACCAGTACACCCGTTATGGGACGATCTTCATCGCCGCCTTGCAGGGGTGGGGCGTGAGTGTGCGCTTGCAAAACCTCACGACACCCGGTGGCGCGCCCGTCGTTCCGCCCGAGGTACAGGGGCTTTTCTTCGCGCTCACGACGATGTTGATCATCGCCGCGGCGACCATGCTCATGATGTGGATCGGTGAACAAATCACCGAGAGGGGTATCGGGAACGGTATTTCCCTTATCATCTTTGTCGGTATTGTTGCGCGTCTTCCGCAATCGCTGCTAAGCGAGTTCACGGGAGGAACGAACATCATCATCACCATCATCATTATTGGCCTCATGGTGGTCATCACCGGAGCAGTGGTCATGGTGACCCAGGGGACGCGGCGAATACCCGTGCAGTATGCAAAACGAGTCGTGGGTCGCAAGGTCTACGGAGGCGTGACGCAGTACATTCCTCTGCGCGTGAATACCGCCGGCGTCATGCCCATCATTTTCGCGCAATCAATTATGTTTGTGCCGGAAACGATCACGATGTTCTTCCCGGAGAACGAGTTCATGCAGACGCTTGCCGTCTGGTTCCGCTTCGACTCGTTCTTTTACGCGACGATTTACGGCATCATGATCATCTTCTTCACGTACTTCTACACGGCGATCTCCTTTAATCCGCAGGACGTAGCCGACAACATGAAACGTCAGGGCGGCTTTATTCCCGGCATTCGTCCGGGAACGCACACCCGCGATTACATCGAGAACATCTTGACCAAGATCACGCTTCCTGGTTCGATTTTTCTCGCTATCATCGCCGTGCTCCCGACCTTCATGATGAAATTAAATGTCACGCCGGAATTCGCGCAGTTCTTCGGCGGTACCAGTCTGCTGATCATCGTAGGCGTTGCGCTCGACACGCTGCAGCAAATTGAAAGCCACCTCCTCATGCGTCATTACGACGGCTTCATGAAGAGCGGCAAAATCCGCGGACGAATCGGACGCGGTTAG
- the rplO gene encoding 50S ribosomal protein L15, producing the protein MTNHLGNLRPAEGSRKKPKRIGRGQGSGHGGTSTRGHKGAQSRSGAKRKLGFEGGQMPLQRRLPKFGFTNHNRVEYLGINVSRLQELVENGVVTDGIINPDVLYNVGVVSKRRSLVKILGNGEISSKLEISAHAFSATAKEKIEAAGGTVTTVSA; encoded by the coding sequence ATGACGAATCATTTAGGAAATCTCCGACCCGCGGAAGGTTCGAGAAAGAAACCCAAACGCATCGGGCGCGGCCAGGGCAGCGGTCACGGCGGCACCTCGACACGCGGACACAAAGGTGCGCAGTCCCGCTCGGGCGCCAAGCGCAAATTGGGCTTCGAAGGCGGACAGATGCCGCTGCAGCGCCGTCTGCCGAAATTCGGTTTTACGAATCACAACCGCGTCGAATACCTCGGAATCAATGTGTCGCGTCTCCAGGAACTCGTTGAAAACGGAGTCGTTACCGACGGTATCATCAATCCGGACGTGTTGTACAACGTGGGTGTCGTGTCCAAGCGCCGCTCTCTGGTAAAGATCCTGGGCAACGGCGAGATCAGCAGCAAGCTCGAAATCTCCGCACACGCCTTCAGCGCTACCGCCAAGGAGAAAATTGAGGCGGCAGGCGGTACAGTCACCACAGTTTCAGCGTAA
- the rpmD gene encoding 50S ribosomal protein L30 translates to MAKLKITQTRSVIGRLENQKRTIEALGLGRPNNVVIHTDTPQIRGMIRKVSHLVSVEEVEG, encoded by the coding sequence ATGGCGAAGCTCAAAATTACACAGACGCGCAGCGTCATCGGCAGACTCGAAAATCAGAAGCGCACGATTGAAGCGCTCGGACTCGGTCGGCCGAATAATGTTGTCATCCACACGGATACCCCGCAAATCAGGGGTATGATTCGCAAGGTCTCCCACCTCGTATCGGTCGAGGAAGTGGAAGGCTGA